A genomic stretch from Lysobacter soyae includes:
- a CDS encoding prolyl oligopeptidase family serine peptidase: protein MLTRFWWIGALSAAMATGAHAQTPMQDDPYQWLEDINGEKPMEWVRAQNARTEKALGEAALYTSLYNDILAVLDSNEKIPAVSKIGDYYYNFWQDKTHVRGIWRRTTLNEYRKKSPTWETVLDLDALNKAEGKNWVWHGASCLRPEYTRCLVSLSPGGSDADTTREFDLNTKSFVKGGFEKPVAKGDLSWIDQDHVYVDTDFGAGSMTTSGYPRTTRLWTRGTPMSEAKVIYEGKADDMSISSYHDDTPGYERDFVSRNLAFYNDELYLRDGNALRKIDVPNSVGKSVVREWLLLELRDNWTVGGKTYAAGSLLATNFDAFMKGGRVFDVLFTPTATTSLASFTPTRNYFVLNVLDNVKNRLRVLKHDGKRWQTSEFTGAPKIGTVNVSAVDADSSDAVWMSYSDYITPSTLALAEIGKTPEVLKQNPVFFNADNLVVEQHFANSKDGTKVPFFIVHKKGVKHDGSNPTLLYGYGGFEVSLTPNYSGTIGKAWLERGGVYVVANIRGGGEYGPAWHQAALKQNRHKAYEDFAAVAEELSNHKITSPKHLAAMGGSNGGLLAGNMLTQYPELFGGIVIQVPLLDMKRYNKLLAGASWMAEYGNPDIPEEWAYIQKFSAYQLFDPAKHYPPTFIFTTTKDDRVHPGHARKMAAKMLAANKDVMYFENTEGGHGAGSTNELAAKATALTYTFLWKALDGK, encoded by the coding sequence ATGCTCACTCGCTTCTGGTGGATTGGTGCACTTTCCGCCGCCATGGCCACCGGTGCCCACGCACAAACACCTATGCAAGACGATCCCTATCAATGGCTTGAAGACATCAATGGCGAGAAGCCGATGGAATGGGTGCGCGCCCAAAACGCCCGCACTGAAAAAGCCTTGGGCGAAGCCGCCCTGTACACCTCTCTCTACAACGACATTCTGGCCGTCCTCGATTCGAACGAGAAGATTCCCGCCGTCAGCAAGATCGGTGACTACTATTACAACTTCTGGCAAGACAAGACGCACGTACGCGGCATTTGGCGCCGCACCACACTGAACGAATATCGCAAGAAGTCGCCCACTTGGGAGACCGTGCTTGATCTCGACGCTTTGAACAAAGCGGAAGGCAAGAATTGGGTATGGCACGGCGCGTCCTGCTTGCGTCCGGAATACACACGCTGCCTGGTTTCCCTCTCGCCGGGCGGCTCAGACGCCGACACCACGCGCGAATTCGATCTGAACACCAAGTCCTTTGTGAAAGGCGGCTTTGAGAAGCCCGTCGCCAAAGGCGATCTGAGCTGGATCGACCAAGATCATGTCTACGTCGACACGGATTTCGGCGCGGGCTCGATGACCACCTCGGGTTATCCGCGCACCACGCGCCTTTGGACCCGCGGTACCCCGATGTCCGAAGCGAAAGTGATTTACGAGGGCAAGGCCGACGACATGTCGATTTCGTCCTATCACGATGACACGCCCGGCTACGAACGTGATTTCGTCTCACGCAATCTGGCCTTCTACAACGATGAGTTGTATTTGCGTGATGGCAACGCCCTGCGCAAGATCGACGTGCCGAATTCCGTCGGCAAATCGGTTGTGCGCGAATGGTTATTGCTTGAACTGCGCGACAACTGGACCGTGGGTGGCAAAACCTACGCCGCCGGTTCGCTGCTGGCGACAAACTTCGACGCTTTCATGAAGGGCGGACGTGTGTTCGACGTGTTGTTCACGCCGACGGCCACGACCTCCCTGGCCAGTTTCACGCCGACGCGCAATTACTTCGTGCTCAACGTGCTCGACAACGTGAAGAACCGATTGCGTGTCCTGAAGCACGACGGCAAGCGTTGGCAAACCAGTGAGTTCACCGGTGCGCCGAAAATCGGCACCGTCAATGTCTCCGCCGTGGATGCCGACAGCTCCGATGCGGTGTGGATGAGCTACTCCGACTACATCACGCCTTCAACCCTGGCGCTGGCGGAAATTGGCAAAACGCCGGAAGTACTGAAGCAGAATCCGGTGTTTTTCAACGCCGACAACCTCGTGGTCGAGCAGCATTTCGCCAACTCAAAAGATGGCACCAAGGTGCCGTTCTTCATCGTGCATAAGAAAGGTGTGAAACACGATGGCAGCAACCCGACCCTCCTCTACGGCTATGGTGGTTTTGAAGTCTCATTGACGCCGAACTATTCCGGCACGATTGGCAAAGCCTGGCTCGAGCGCGGCGGTGTGTACGTGGTCGCCAACATCCGTGGTGGCGGTGAATACGGTCCGGCCTGGCACCAGGCTGCGCTCAAGCAAAACCGTCACAAGGCCTATGAGGATTTCGCGGCGGTCGCCGAAGAATTGTCCAACCACAAGATCACCTCGCCCAAGCATCTGGCGGCGATGGGGGGAAGCAACGGCGGTTTGCTGGCCGGCAACATGCTGACGCAGTATCCGGAGCTGTTCGGCGGCATCGTCATCCAAGTGCCTTTGCTCGATATGAAGCGTTACAACAAGTTGTTGGCAGGGGCTTCGTGGATGGCCGAATACGGCAATCCGGACATTCCGGAGGAATGGGCCTATATCCAGAAGTTCTCGGCCTATCAATTGTTCGATCCGGCCAAGCACTATCCGCCGACCTTCATCTTCACCACCACCAAGGATGACCGCGTGCATCCGGGGCATGCGCGCAAGATGGCGGCCAAAATGTTGGCGGCCAACAAGGACGTGATGTACTTCGAAAATACCGAAGGTGGCCACGGTGCTGGTTCGACCAACGAGTTGGCCGCCAAAGCCACGGCACTGACCTATACCTTCTTGTGGAAAGCGCTGGACGGAAAATGA
- a CDS encoding helix-turn-helix transcriptional regulator: MDRNERIHALHRVFQARKTPITVPQLQEELSCSRATVYRDIAYMRDALMAPITGDGENGFKYDRSEDDRFELPGLWLSSEELHALLAAQALFGRTSANILSSALAPLQSRIDKLLAEQSGGKQWPVERVRILAHKARKMDEHAFRLVASAVLERKQIQFDYRARSTDERTRRHVSPQRITHYRGNWYLDAWDHDRDGLRSFSVDRMSQVKVIESPTHDVDEQQLSKHLADGYGIFSGEAKGMATIRFNAKSARWVADEHWHSRQEGKMLPDGRYELKVPYSNGRELLMDVMQYGADAEIIEPVALREQAKTLLKLALSNYGE; this comes from the coding sequence ATGGATCGGAACGAACGTATTCACGCTTTGCATCGTGTGTTTCAAGCACGTAAAACACCCATCACGGTGCCGCAATTGCAGGAAGAGTTGAGTTGTTCTCGCGCCACCGTGTACCGCGACATTGCCTACATGCGCGACGCGTTGATGGCGCCGATCACCGGCGATGGTGAAAACGGTTTCAAGTACGACCGAAGCGAAGACGATCGCTTTGAATTGCCGGGGCTGTGGTTGAGCTCGGAAGAGCTGCACGCTTTGCTCGCAGCGCAAGCGCTTTTCGGTCGGACCAGTGCCAATATTCTGTCCAGTGCGCTGGCGCCGCTGCAGTCACGCATCGACAAACTGCTAGCGGAGCAGTCCGGCGGCAAACAATGGCCGGTCGAGCGCGTCCGCATTCTTGCGCACAAGGCACGCAAGATGGACGAGCACGCGTTCCGGCTGGTGGCGTCGGCGGTGCTTGAGCGCAAACAGATCCAATTCGATTATCGCGCGCGCTCGACCGACGAACGCACCCGCCGCCATGTGTCGCCACAGCGCATCACCCACTATCGCGGCAACTGGTATTTGGACGCGTGGGATCACGATCGTGACGGTCTGCGCAGCTTTTCCGTGGATCGCATGAGCCAGGTCAAGGTCATTGAGTCGCCGACGCATGATGTCGACGAGCAGCAACTGTCGAAACATCTGGCCGATGGCTACGGTATTTTTTCCGGCGAAGCCAAGGGCATGGCCACCATCCGCTTCAATGCCAAATCCGCACGTTGGGTGGCCGACGAGCATTGGCATTCCCGCCAAGAAGGCAAGATGTTGCCCGACGGCCGCTATGAATTGAAGGTGCCATACAGTAACGGGCGCGAGTTGCTAATGGATGTGATGCAGTACGGCGCCGATGCCGAAATCATCGAACCCGTGGCCCTGCGTGAGCAGGCGAAAACCTTGTTGAAACTGGCCTTGTCCAACTACGGCGAGTAG